A single window of Mycolicibacterium aurum DNA harbors:
- a CDS encoding DUF732 domain-containing protein: protein MTVRPARADTDPRCSRRWRIAPLACLAITALPVSAVAAGTAQADAVAYLVNVTVRPGYHFANADAALAYGHSLCDAMADGAGYPQLVSTIERDFATTDEYQATYLLGQAANELCPGQIWQLRRSAADSHIS from the coding sequence ATGACAGTACGACCCGCCCGAGCCGACACGGACCCGCGCTGCAGCCGACGCTGGCGAATCGCCCCCCTTGCCTGCTTAGCCATCACCGCGCTACCGGTCAGCGCCGTTGCCGCGGGCACCGCGCAGGCTGATGCGGTCGCCTACCTCGTCAACGTCACCGTGCGCCCGGGCTACCACTTCGCCAACGCCGACGCCGCGCTGGCCTACGGGCACAGTCTGTGCGACGCGATGGCCGACGGCGCTGGCTACCCGCAGCTGGTCTCCACCATCGAGCGTGACTTCGCCACCACCGACGAGTACCAGGCAACCTACCTGCTCGGTCAAGCCGCCAACGAACTGTGCCCCGGCCAGATCTGGCAGCTACGCCGATCCGCAGCCGACAGCCACATCTCATGA
- a CDS encoding protein kinase family protein, which produces MTTHTTNRSAPTRHGAQRATDTTEPPADITDSEDGATTNNAPADCGDHVLDPAVATADPPEAATPRGDAETTAEAHDVDTTARGRLRLRWSMPPHRVALLFGLVALAVVAAVGGWLTNAYHHQHVADQQYATYLQTARQGALNLTTIDWQHADTDIARILDSSTGQFRDDFSARAEDFTTVVKQTQSRTEGTIVDAGIESEMPSGAKVLVAVNVKSTQGNQPEQRSRGWRMRILVERDGDSAKVANVEFVP; this is translated from the coding sequence ATGACCACCCACACCACCAATCGGTCTGCGCCGACACGCCACGGCGCGCAACGGGCGACCGACACAACGGAACCGCCCGCCGACATAACCGACAGTGAGGATGGCGCCACCACCAACAACGCCCCTGCTGACTGCGGCGATCATGTCCTCGACCCGGCCGTGGCGACCGCTGACCCACCGGAAGCGGCGACACCGCGCGGCGACGCCGAAACCACTGCTGAGGCCCACGATGTTGACACCACCGCGCGCGGCCGGCTACGGCTGCGATGGTCGATGCCACCGCACCGAGTCGCACTGCTCTTCGGCCTGGTCGCGCTAGCAGTTGTCGCCGCAGTGGGTGGATGGTTGACCAACGCCTATCACCATCAGCACGTCGCTGATCAGCAGTACGCCACTTACCTTCAAACCGCACGCCAGGGTGCGCTGAACCTGACCACCATCGACTGGCAGCACGCCGACACCGACATCGCGCGCATCCTCGACTCGTCCACCGGTCAGTTCCGCGACGACTTCTCCGCCCGCGCAGAAGACTTCACTACAGTGGTCAAACAAACCCAGTCCCGCACCGAAGGCACGATTGTCGATGCCGGCATCGAATCCGAAATGCCGTCCGGTGCAAAGGTTCTCGTCGCAGTCAACGTCAAGAGCACCCAAGGCAATCAGCCAGAACAGCGCAGCCGAGGATGGCGCATGCGGATCCTCGTCGAACGCGACGGTGACAGCGCCAAGGTCGCCAACGTGGAGTTCGTTCCATGA
- a CDS encoding MCE family protein, protein MNLSRRVRVQLAFFVTMSVIAASALGFGFLDVPGTYFGVGQYRVLIDLPRAAGLYPNANVTYRGTEVGRVQDISLTDDGVRAVLSLRSDVAVPADLQAQVHSQTAVGEQFVELVPRTDSGPHLSDGTVIARDRVQVPPDVNALLTATNEGLQAIPHDNLKTAIDEGFTAVGGLGPELSRIVKGSTTLAIDARANLDALTTLIEQTKPVLDTQTDTSDAIQNWAANIDAITSSLRQHDPALQRVLQDGPPLFDELHQLNDRLRPTLPILLSNLVNLADVGIVYQPNIEQLLVLLPEAVATIQGATLANRDTKQDYKGVYLSFALNLNVPPPCNTGYLPPQQLRPPSEVDFPDRPAGDMYCRVPQDSMLNVRGARNLPCATRPGKRAPTVAMCESDEQYVPLNDGYNWKGDANATTTGQSVPQPRVQAAAPSPVAVAPYNPATGSYLGPDGQRYTQTNMADGHTDPPSLRDLMVPPGGPQP, encoded by the coding sequence ATGAACTTGTCCAGACGAGTGCGAGTGCAGCTCGCGTTCTTCGTGACGATGTCGGTCATCGCCGCCAGCGCACTGGGGTTCGGCTTCCTCGATGTGCCAGGAACGTACTTCGGCGTCGGGCAGTACCGCGTTCTCATCGACCTGCCGCGCGCGGCGGGCCTGTACCCGAATGCCAACGTCACCTATCGAGGCACCGAAGTCGGTCGCGTCCAGGACATTTCGCTCACCGACGACGGGGTACGGGCAGTGCTGTCACTTCGCTCCGACGTCGCCGTCCCCGCTGACCTGCAGGCCCAGGTGCACAGCCAAACCGCCGTCGGCGAGCAGTTTGTCGAACTGGTTCCACGCACCGACAGCGGACCCCATCTCAGTGACGGCACCGTCATCGCCCGCGACCGCGTCCAAGTCCCCCCCGATGTCAACGCGCTACTGACAGCCACCAACGAAGGGCTGCAGGCCATCCCGCACGACAACCTCAAGACCGCTATCGACGAGGGCTTCACAGCGGTCGGCGGGCTGGGTCCCGAGCTGTCGCGGATCGTCAAAGGATCGACCACCCTGGCCATCGACGCACGCGCCAATCTCGACGCGCTGACCACGCTCATCGAGCAGACAAAACCGGTCCTGGACACCCAGACCGACACCTCCGACGCCATCCAGAACTGGGCAGCCAACATCGACGCGATCACATCCTCACTGCGCCAGCACGATCCCGCGCTGCAACGCGTGCTTCAGGACGGCCCACCCCTGTTCGATGAGCTGCATCAACTCAACGACCGGCTCCGCCCGACACTGCCGATCCTGCTGAGCAACCTGGTCAACCTCGCCGACGTCGGCATCGTCTACCAGCCCAATATTGAACAACTGCTCGTGCTGCTCCCCGAAGCCGTCGCCACTATCCAGGGCGCCACACTGGCCAACCGCGACACCAAACAGGACTACAAGGGTGTGTACCTGTCGTTCGCGCTCAACCTCAACGTGCCCCCGCCCTGTAACACCGGATACCTTCCCCCCCAACAACTACGACCTCCGAGCGAAGTCGATTTCCCGGACCGCCCCGCCGGCGACATGTACTGCCGGGTCCCGCAAGACTCGATGCTCAACGTCCGCGGGGCCCGCAACCTGCCCTGTGCAACCCGTCCCGGTAAACGCGCGCCCACCGTCGCGATGTGCGAGAGCGACGAGCAGTACGTGCCACTCAACGACGGCTACAACTGGAAGGGCGATGCGAACGCAACCACCACCGGCCAATCGGTTCCCCAACCGCGGGTCCAAGCCGCCGCGCCGTCTCCGGTCGCTGTCGCCCCATACAATCCCGCCACCGGCAGCTACCTCGGCCCTGACGGCCAGCGATACACCCAGACCAACATGGCAGACGGCCACACCGATCCGCCGAGCCTGCGCGACCTAATGGTGCCTCCAGGAGGACCGCAACCATGA
- a CDS encoding MCE family protein: protein MNRRPHTALIAITVVALSLLTGCGWKGLNSLPLPGTQGDGPGSFTIEAQLPNVNNLQPNSRVRVGDVNVGTVTKIERQDWHALLTIRLNGDVILPTNATATLGQTSLLGSQHIELAAPAADPSQSRLHQGSLIPLDRGGSYPTTEQTLAAVSLLLNGGGLGQVQDITTALSTAFDGRENDLRDLLSNLDVFIGRVNDQTGDIIAATDAVNRVAEQFAAQKPIVDKALQTLPAALAVLNNQRQHLLDAVDQLGKFSALAADSVNQTKGSLVRQLKALVPVLTSLADAGPALTRSLGLFTTFPFAKDNLGKVFRGDYANITAIIDLTLSRLDAGLFTGTRFEGNLTELEMQWGRTIGTMPSPYTAGNPLVAPYRFDQGP, encoded by the coding sequence ATGAACCGTCGACCTCACACCGCGCTCATCGCCATCACCGTCGTGGCCCTCAGCCTGCTCACCGGCTGCGGATGGAAAGGCCTGAACTCACTTCCGCTTCCGGGCACCCAGGGCGACGGACCCGGATCGTTCACCATCGAGGCGCAGTTGCCCAACGTCAACAACCTGCAACCGAATTCGCGGGTGCGTGTCGGCGACGTCAACGTCGGCACCGTCACCAAGATCGAACGCCAGGACTGGCACGCCTTGTTGACCATTCGCCTCAACGGCGACGTGATCCTGCCGACCAACGCGACCGCCACTCTGGGGCAGACCAGCCTGCTGGGCTCGCAGCACATCGAACTGGCAGCACCCGCCGCTGACCCGTCGCAGTCCCGGCTGCACCAGGGTTCACTGATTCCGCTGGATCGCGGCGGTTCCTACCCCACTACCGAACAAACCCTGGCCGCGGTCTCCCTGCTGCTCAATGGTGGCGGACTCGGCCAAGTCCAGGACATCACCACCGCGCTAAGCACCGCGTTCGACGGCCGCGAAAACGACCTTCGCGACCTGCTATCCAACCTCGACGTGTTCATCGGCCGCGTCAATGACCAGACCGGCGACATCATCGCCGCCACCGACGCCGTCAATCGGGTCGCTGAACAGTTCGCCGCCCAGAAACCCATCGTCGACAAGGCGCTGCAGACCCTGCCGGCCGCGCTGGCCGTCCTCAACAACCAGCGCCAACATCTTCTCGACGCAGTCGACCAACTCGGAAAGTTCAGTGCATTGGCCGCCGACTCGGTTAACCAAACCAAGGGATCCCTGGTGCGCCAGCTCAAAGCCCTAGTGCCCGTGCTCACATCGCTGGCCGACGCCGGGCCCGCGCTGACACGTTCGTTGGGGCTGTTCACCACCTTCCCCTTCGCTAAAGACAACCTGGGGAAGGTTTTTCGCGGCGATTACGCCAACATCACCGCGATCATCGACCTGACTCTGAGCCGTCTCGACGCGGGCCTGTTCACCGGCACGCGCTTCGAAGGCAACCTCACCGAACTGGAGATGCAGTGGGGCCGCACCATCGGCACAATGCCCAGCCCCTACACCGCAGGCAACCCCTTGGTTGCGCCGTATCGCTTCGATCAGGGCCCCTAA
- a CDS encoding MCE family protein, protein MSTFTVRRTVRAVIATLLVAVIAGASWQLMRHMDTQQRSYVTAYFDNSKGIFAGDDVRIRGVNVGKIDTIEPQGTRVKISFWFDARYPVPADAKAVILSPTLVTSRAIQLTPPYHGGATMATGAAIPQARTAVPVEFDDFRVQLEKLTAALQPTEPGNVSTLGALVNTAADNLRGQGPAIRKSIIELSQALSALGDNSGDVFASVKNLSALVSALQGSTDIIRSLNTNLASVSSELSNSPDETGQAVQALSEAANDVRSFVADNRESLGITSDKLTSLSQALNDSIGDIKQLLHIGPTTLENSNNTYFPAQGTVSGVLAANNFSNPITFLCGAIQAASRLNAEQSSKLCVQYLAPIIKNRQYNFPPLGMNPIVGATARPNEVTYSEDWMRPDYIPPQPPAAAASPQTGDLTPGTLPAEAPLLATPQPQPTDPSAGLPGMMLPPQGPPR, encoded by the coding sequence ATGAGCACCTTCACCGTGCGGCGCACCGTGCGCGCCGTCATAGCCACCCTTCTGGTCGCCGTCATCGCCGGCGCATCGTGGCAGTTGATGCGACACATGGACACCCAGCAACGAAGCTACGTCACGGCCTACTTCGACAACAGCAAAGGCATCTTCGCCGGCGACGACGTCCGCATCCGCGGCGTCAACGTCGGCAAGATCGACACCATCGAACCCCAAGGCACCCGGGTCAAAATCAGCTTCTGGTTCGACGCCCGCTACCCCGTGCCCGCCGACGCCAAAGCTGTCATCCTCTCGCCCACCCTGGTCACCTCTCGCGCCATTCAACTCACCCCGCCCTATCACGGCGGCGCCACCATGGCCACCGGTGCCGCCATCCCGCAAGCCCGCACCGCGGTGCCCGTGGAGTTCGACGATTTTCGAGTTCAACTTGAAAAGCTCACCGCTGCCCTGCAGCCCACCGAACCCGGAAACGTCAGCACGCTAGGCGCACTAGTCAACACCGCCGCCGACAACCTCCGCGGACAAGGCCCCGCCATCCGCAAGTCCATCATTGAACTCTCCCAAGCCCTTTCGGCACTCGGCGACAACAGCGGCGACGTCTTCGCCAGCGTCAAGAACCTCTCCGCCCTAGTCTCTGCGCTGCAAGGCAGCACCGACATCATCCGCTCACTGAACACCAACTTGGCCTCGGTCAGTTCCGAGCTGTCCAACTCCCCCGACGAAACCGGACAAGCAGTGCAGGCGCTCAGTGAGGCCGCCAACGACGTCCGCTCCTTCGTAGCCGACAACCGCGAATCCCTCGGCATCACCTCCGACAAGCTGACATCGCTGTCCCAAGCGCTCAACGACAGCATCGGCGACATCAAACAGTTACTGCATATCGGACCAACCACCCTGGAAAACTCCAACAACACCTACTTTCCCGCCCAGGGCACCGTCAGCGGCGTGCTGGCGGCCAACAACTTCAGCAACCCGATCACATTCCTGTGCGGCGCCATCCAGGCCGCGTCACGGCTCAACGCCGAACAGTCCTCGAAGCTCTGCGTCCAATACCTGGCCCCCATCATCAAGAACCGCCAATACAACTTCCCGCCACTGGGAATGAACCCGATCGTCGGCGCTACCGCGCGCCCCAACGAAGTCACCTACAGCGAAGACTGGATGCGACCTGACTACATCCCACCCCAGCCCCCCGCCGCAGCGGCATCCCCGCAGACCGGCGACCTGACGCCCGGCACTCTGCCTGCAGAAGCCCCGCTGCTCGCTACCCCACAACCTCAGCCCACCGACCCCAGCGCCGGGCTACCGGGCATGATGCTGCCTCCGCAGGGACCGCCACGATGA
- a CDS encoding MCE family protein, translated as MKSLQERNVAVIGGLGVVVVVAITVAAYNFNNLPGISSAASYSAIFDEAGGLAADAPVEVSGVRAGRVESISLQPEGVLVTFSVDEDIHLGDRSEAAIKTVSLLGNKILEVAPRGEENLAATIPLDRTTSPYQLPDAVGDLTATISGLQTDQLSESLRTLSQTLHDTPPQLRAAVDGVTRFSEAINQRDTELRSLLQNASRATTVLGQRTTEIVDLVHDTNTVLAALQAQRDAVDQISANLTALTQQLRGFVADNRSALKPTLDKLNGVLATLDNRKTELQKSIKGFGDYAMGLGEALSSGPFFKAYLSNLLPGQFLQPFVDAAFSDLGLDPNVLLPSQRTDPQVGQPGTPALPVPYPRTGQGGEPRLTLPEAITGKPGDTGCGPAGIPLSGPTGCYPYREPAPAPPPGGPPPGPPANPSPSPPPSPPIGPIDDPLTPPGAGQ; from the coding sequence ATGAAATCGCTGCAGGAACGCAACGTGGCCGTCATCGGCGGCCTCGGCGTCGTCGTCGTCGTCGCCATCACCGTCGCGGCCTACAACTTCAACAACCTGCCTGGAATCTCCTCGGCCGCCAGCTACTCGGCCATCTTCGACGAAGCCGGTGGGCTGGCCGCCGATGCTCCTGTCGAGGTGTCCGGCGTACGCGCCGGCCGCGTTGAGAGCATCAGCCTGCAACCCGAAGGCGTGCTTGTCACGTTCAGCGTCGATGAGGACATCCACCTCGGAGACCGCAGTGAGGCGGCCATCAAGACAGTCAGCCTCCTGGGCAACAAAATCCTCGAAGTCGCCCCACGCGGGGAGGAAAATCTGGCCGCCACCATCCCCCTGGACCGCACCACCTCGCCCTACCAACTACCCGATGCCGTCGGCGACCTGACCGCCACCATCAGCGGACTGCAGACCGACCAGCTGTCGGAATCACTGCGCACCCTCAGCCAGACGTTGCATGACACCCCACCACAATTGCGCGCCGCCGTCGACGGCGTCACCCGCTTCTCCGAAGCGATCAACCAACGTGACACCGAGCTGCGCTCGCTGCTGCAAAACGCCAGCCGCGCCACCACCGTCCTGGGTCAACGCACCACCGAAATCGTCGACCTGGTGCACGACACCAACACCGTCCTGGCCGCTCTGCAAGCCCAACGTGACGCCGTAGACCAGATCTCGGCCAACCTCACCGCGCTCACCCAGCAGCTACGCGGATTCGTCGCCGACAACCGCAGCGCCCTCAAACCCACCCTCGACAAACTCAACGGTGTCCTAGCCACACTGGACAACCGCAAAACCGAACTGCAGAAGTCGATCAAAGGATTCGGCGACTACGCCATGGGCCTCGGGGAGGCCCTCAGCTCGGGCCCATTCTTCAAGGCCTATCTGTCCAATCTGTTGCCCGGCCAATTCCTGCAACCCTTCGTCGACGCCGCATTCTCCGACCTGGGACTAGATCCCAATGTGTTGCTTCCCTCCCAACGCACCGACCCCCAGGTCGGCCAACCCGGCACCCCGGCGCTGCCGGTGCCCTATCCGCGAACCGGACAGGGCGGCGAACCGCGCCTCACTCTTCCCGAAGCCATCACCGGCAAACCCGGCGACACGGGCTGCGGACCAGCAGGCATCCCGCTGTCCGGCCCCACCGGTTGCTACCCCTACCGGGAGCCGGCGCCCGCCCCGCCCCCAGGTGGACCGCCACCGGGACCACCTGCGAACCCATCACCAAGCCCTCCACCAAGTCCTCCCATCGGGCCCATCGACGACCCGCTGACACCCCCGGGAGCGGGCCAATGA
- a CDS encoding MCE family protein, with protein sequence MRGKKLTPLLLRLAAFVTVCLVGTFAVIAIFSQLRFENYVAYHALFTNGSGLRPGNFVRIAGVEVGKVKDVTVQHDATVAVSFTTDNSVVLTGGTRAVIRYDDLIGGRFLELVDGAGNPRKVAPGGTIPLDRTAPALDLDALIGGFRPLFRALDPDQVNALSGQLIAALQGQGPTIGSILTQTAALTTTLADRDELIGQVITNLNIVLGSLADHSHEFGQAVDSLAELTGALADRDQDLVNGLAYSNAAAESITDLLAQARPPLQQALPQTDRVATNVLADHDYFDNLLATLPDTYRMLNRQALGGDFFSFYLCDLVLKVNGKGGQPVYVKVAGQSSGRCTPK encoded by the coding sequence GTGCGAGGGAAGAAGCTGACACCGCTGCTACTGCGGCTGGCTGCGTTCGTCACCGTGTGCCTGGTCGGCACATTCGCCGTCATCGCCATCTTCTCTCAGCTGCGCTTTGAGAACTACGTCGCCTACCACGCGTTGTTCACCAACGGTTCGGGACTGCGGCCCGGCAACTTCGTGCGGATCGCGGGCGTGGAGGTCGGCAAGGTCAAAGATGTCACCGTCCAGCACGATGCCACCGTCGCGGTGTCATTCACCACCGACAACTCCGTGGTCCTCACCGGCGGCACCCGCGCGGTCATCCGCTACGACGACCTGATCGGCGGCCGATTCCTCGAACTGGTCGACGGCGCAGGCAATCCCCGCAAAGTCGCGCCCGGAGGAACCATCCCCCTCGACCGGACCGCGCCCGCGCTGGACCTCGACGCCCTTATCGGCGGCTTTCGGCCCCTCTTCCGCGCTCTTGATCCCGACCAGGTCAACGCGTTGAGCGGACAATTGATCGCCGCGCTGCAGGGCCAAGGACCCACCATCGGATCGATCTTGACCCAAACCGCGGCACTGACCACCACGCTCGCCGACCGCGACGAGCTCATCGGGCAGGTGATCACCAACCTCAACATCGTGCTGGGGTCACTGGCCGACCACAGCCACGAGTTCGGCCAAGCCGTCGACTCACTAGCCGAACTCACCGGTGCGCTCGCCGACCGCGATCAAGACCTGGTCAACGGCCTGGCCTACAGCAACGCCGCGGCCGAATCCATCACCGACCTGCTCGCGCAGGCCCGCCCGCCACTGCAGCAGGCACTGCCCCAGACTGACCGCGTCGCCACCAACGTGCTGGCCGACCACGACTATTTCGACAATCTGCTGGCCACCTTGCCCGACACCTACCGGATGCTGAACCGGCAGGCCCTCGGTGGCGACTTCTTCAGCTTCTACCTCTGCGATCTGGTCCTCAAAGTCAACGGCAAGGGTGGCCAACCCGTGTACGTCAAGGTCGCCGGCCAATCCTCAGGCAGGTGCACCCCCAAATGA
- a CDS encoding MCE family protein: protein MRMRSTPTGHHRVASEWLAAGLVAVIAIAVFVSIGAFNRSFTPAVRVTVTAERAGLVMEPNAKVKMRGVQVGRVAAIQGGSAPVSLTLDIDPDQIVHIPANVVARIDATSLFGAKFVDLVYPAQPEAARLRAGAVVPTENVTAEVNTVFENLVALIQQIDPAKLNAIVTAMAEALRGQGPRIGEATTAANQVVTALNERTETLREDWQAVTSAADVYNAAAHNIIDILDDVATTSTTVTSNATQLDAFLVSAIGLGDSGVQLLAPSRDNLIAAVHKLEPTTELLLKYNPSLTCMLVGAQIALDSGLRDAMGGADGKSVIMDSALLLGADPYRYPSNLPINGAKGGPGGKPGCGSLPDVAKNWPVRQLIANTGFGTGLDWRPNPGIGFPGYANYLPVTRAVPEPPSIRYPGGPAPGPIPYPGAPPYGAPQYGPDGTPLYPGVPPAPPQSPPAPPPPDGAPPPSP from the coding sequence ATGAGGATGCGCAGCACACCCACCGGACACCACCGCGTCGCCTCAGAATGGCTGGCCGCCGGACTAGTCGCGGTCATCGCCATCGCCGTTTTCGTCAGCATCGGTGCGTTCAACCGCAGCTTCACTCCCGCCGTGCGGGTCACCGTCACCGCGGAGCGCGCCGGGTTGGTGATGGAACCCAACGCGAAGGTGAAGATGCGCGGCGTCCAGGTCGGCCGAGTCGCCGCTATACAGGGCGGGTCCGCCCCCGTGTCCTTGACACTGGACATCGATCCCGACCAAATCGTCCACATACCCGCCAACGTGGTGGCCCGCATCGACGCCACGTCGCTGTTCGGCGCCAAGTTTGTCGACCTGGTCTACCCGGCCCAGCCTGAGGCTGCGCGGCTTCGCGCCGGCGCGGTGGTGCCCACTGAAAACGTCACCGCCGAAGTCAACACCGTCTTCGAGAACCTCGTCGCGCTGATTCAACAGATCGACCCGGCGAAACTGAACGCGATCGTCACCGCCATGGCCGAAGCACTGCGCGGGCAGGGCCCCCGGATCGGTGAGGCCACCACCGCCGCCAACCAGGTCGTCACGGCGCTCAACGAGCGCACGGAAACGCTGCGCGAGGACTGGCAGGCAGTCACCAGCGCCGCCGACGTCTACAACGCGGCCGCCCACAACATCATCGACATCCTCGACGACGTCGCCACCACCAGTACCACCGTCACCAGCAACGCCACCCAGCTGGACGCCTTCCTCGTTTCTGCTATCGGACTCGGCGACAGCGGCGTGCAGCTGCTGGCACCCAGCCGCGACAACCTGATCGCAGCGGTGCACAAACTCGAACCCACCACCGAGCTGCTCCTCAAGTACAACCCGTCGCTGACCTGCATGCTCGTCGGTGCCCAGATCGCCCTCGACAGCGGTCTGCGCGACGCGATGGGGGGCGCCGACGGCAAATCAGTGATCATGGACTCCGCCCTACTGCTGGGCGCTGACCCCTACCGCTACCCCAGTAACCTGCCCATCAACGGCGCCAAAGGCGGCCCCGGCGGCAAACCGGGCTGCGGCTCACTTCCCGATGTCGCCAAGAACTGGCCCGTCCGCCAACTCATCGCCAACACCGGGTTCGGCACCGGGCTGGACTGGCGACCCAACCCCGGCATCGGGTTCCCCGGCTACGCCAACTACCTGCCCGTGACCCGTGCCGTGCCGGAACCCCCCAGCATCCGCTACCCGGGCGGCCCCGCACCAGGACCCATCCCCTACCCCGGAGCCCCGCCCTACGGCGCCCCGCAATACGGACCCGACGGCACCCCGCTCTACCCCGGCGTGCCGCCCGCACCGCCCCAATCCCCACCAGCGCCACCGCCACCCGACGGCGCACCGCCGCCAAGCCCCTGA
- a CDS encoding ABC transporter permease, which translates to MTTNIALRQRYPRLTARAVEVRTWWQALGEQTRFYGQALYSVLFALGRYRGEMLRQIAAMSMGTGALAVVGGTVTVVAFLTMSTGGVVAAQGYNQFSQIGVEALTGFGSAFLNPRLITPTTAAIALAATVGAGATAQLGAMRINEEIDALEVMGIRAVAYLASTRVAAGIIVVIPLYCVAIVLAFLAARLGTTAFYGQSTGVYDHYFHTFLVPGDVLRSFVVTIVVAAVVMLIHTYYGFSAHGGPAGVGEAVGRATRTSLVISAFVILLVTMALYGQTGNFNFAG; encoded by the coding sequence GTGACCACGAACATCGCACTGCGACAACGCTATCCGCGCCTGACAGCACGCGCGGTCGAAGTTCGGACCTGGTGGCAGGCGCTGGGTGAACAGACCCGCTTCTACGGCCAGGCGCTGTACTCGGTGCTGTTCGCGCTCGGACGCTACCGAGGCGAGATGCTGCGCCAAATCGCCGCGATGAGTATGGGAACCGGGGCATTGGCCGTCGTCGGCGGGACCGTGACCGTGGTCGCGTTCTTAACCATGTCCACCGGCGGAGTCGTTGCGGCCCAGGGCTACAACCAGTTCAGCCAGATTGGGGTGGAGGCCTTGACCGGATTCGGTTCGGCATTCCTCAACCCACGCCTGATCACCCCTACCACCGCGGCGATCGCCCTCGCCGCCACCGTCGGCGCAGGTGCCACCGCCCAGCTGGGCGCCATGCGCATCAATGAAGAGATCGACGCGCTGGAGGTCATGGGGATCCGCGCGGTGGCCTACCTGGCGTCCACCCGCGTCGCTGCCGGGATCATCGTCGTCATCCCGCTGTACTGCGTGGCGATCGTCCTGGCGTTCCTGGCCGCCCGGTTAGGCACCACCGCTTTCTACGGCCAGTCCACCGGCGTCTACGACCACTACTTCCACACCTTCCTAGTCCCCGGCGACGTGCTGCGCTCCTTCGTCGTGACGATCGTGGTGGCCGCGGTCGTCATGCTGATTCACACCTATTACGGATTCAGCGCCCACGGCGGACCCGCCGGGGTCGGCGAGGCGGTCGGCCGCGCCACCCGCACATCGCTGGTCATCTCAGCCTTCGTCATCCTGCTGGTCACCATGGCCCTCTACGGCCAAACCGGAAACTTCAACTTCGCGGGATGA
- a CDS encoding MlaE family ABC transporter permease, with amino-acid sequence MPISQHAARPPADALEVTALGLIGSTAARPLRGIGGFTVLALQTAITSVTRRFAWREFLEQMWFLARVSAVPALMLSIPYVVMAAFTFNILLIEFGGADFSGTGAALSAVNQIGPLVTVLVVTGAGASAMCADLGARTIREEIDALKVMGIDPIQALIVPRVAAATVTALLLSAVVTLVGLIGAFFFSVFFQHVTPGAFVASMTLITGTSDVIVSTVKAALFGLTAGLIACYQGTTVKGGPAGVGNAVNETVVVSFVLLFVINIIVTAIGFKVTV; translated from the coding sequence ATGCCGATCTCCCAACACGCGGCCCGGCCGCCTGCCGATGCCTTGGAGGTCACCGCTCTCGGCCTGATCGGGTCGACCGCAGCCCGCCCGCTACGCGGAATCGGCGGATTTACCGTCCTGGCGCTGCAAACCGCGATCACCTCAGTAACCCGACGATTCGCGTGGCGCGAATTCCTCGAACAGATGTGGTTCCTGGCCAGGGTGTCCGCTGTGCCAGCACTGATGCTGTCGATCCCCTACGTCGTGATGGCGGCCTTCACCTTCAACATCCTGCTCATCGAATTCGGCGGGGCCGACTTTTCGGGAACCGGTGCCGCACTCAGCGCGGTCAACCAGATCGGGCCGTTGGTCACGGTGCTCGTCGTTACGGGCGCAGGAGCATCGGCAATGTGTGCCGACCTGGGTGCACGCACCATTCGCGAGGAAATCGACGCACTCAAGGTGATGGGCATTGACCCCATCCAGGCGTTGATCGTGCCGCGGGTCGCCGCGGCCACGGTCACCGCGCTGCTGTTATCGGCGGTCGTGACCCTGGTCGGCCTCATCGGCGCCTTCTTCTTCTCGGTGTTCTTCCAGCACGTCACGCCGGGGGCGTTCGTGGCGAGCATGACGTTGATCACCGGAACCAGTGACGTGATCGTCTCGACGGTCAAGGCGGCTTTGTTCGGGCTCACCGCCGGGCTCATCGCCTGCTATCAGGGGACCACGGTCAAGGGCGGTCCAGCCGGGGTCGGCAATGCCGTCAACGAGACCGTGGTGGTGTCGTTCGTCCTGCTGTTCGTCATCAACATCATCGTCACCGCAATTGGATTCAAGGTGACCGTGTGA